One Burkholderia vietnamiensis LMG 10929 genomic window carries:
- the alr gene encoding alanine racemase — protein sequence MPRPIVAHIRPDAVRHNLDFIRRTAAHSRVWAVIKANAYGHGIERIYPGLAAADGIALLDLDEAVRVRELGWDKPVLLLEGIFEPVDVELADRHRLTVAVHCDEQLDLLIAAQPQRPIDIQLKMNSGMNRLGYRPHLFRAAWERAAAAPSIGNITLMMHFANADEGEVAWQLDQFDAATAGIPGERSTSNSAAVLWHPQAHRDWVRPGTILYGASPTGASRHIADTPLMAAMTLTSKIIGVQTLAPQETVGYGRRFTAEQPMRIGVVACGYADGYPRHAPTGTPIAVDGVMTRVIGRVSMDMLTVDLTPCPNAGIGSSVELWGDQVKVDDVAEASGTIGYELMCALARRVPVVVVPPGASAAEPALRTGSYGR from the coding sequence ATGCCCCGTCCCATCGTCGCCCATATCCGTCCCGACGCCGTCCGCCACAACCTCGACTTCATCCGCCGCACCGCCGCGCACTCACGCGTGTGGGCCGTGATCAAGGCCAATGCATATGGTCACGGGATCGAGCGGATCTATCCGGGCCTCGCGGCCGCCGACGGCATCGCGCTGCTCGATCTCGACGAAGCCGTGCGCGTGCGCGAGCTCGGCTGGGACAAGCCGGTGCTGCTGCTCGAAGGGATCTTCGAGCCGGTCGACGTCGAACTCGCCGACCGCCACCGGCTCACGGTAGCCGTGCACTGCGACGAGCAGCTCGATCTGCTGATCGCCGCGCAGCCGCAACGACCGATCGACATCCAGCTGAAGATGAACTCGGGGATGAACCGGCTCGGCTACCGTCCGCACCTGTTCCGCGCCGCGTGGGAACGCGCGGCGGCTGCACCGTCGATCGGCAACATCACGCTGATGATGCACTTCGCGAACGCCGACGAAGGCGAAGTCGCCTGGCAGCTCGACCAGTTCGATGCAGCCACGGCCGGGATCCCGGGCGAGCGTTCGACGTCGAATTCGGCCGCCGTGCTGTGGCATCCGCAGGCGCATCGCGACTGGGTGCGGCCCGGCACGATCCTGTACGGCGCATCGCCGACCGGCGCGTCGCGGCACATCGCCGATACGCCGCTGATGGCGGCGATGACGCTCACCAGCAAGATCATCGGCGTACAAACGCTCGCGCCGCAGGAAACGGTCGGCTACGGCCGCCGCTTCACGGCCGAGCAGCCGATGCGGATCGGCGTCGTCGCATGCGGCTATGCGGACGGCTATCCGCGCCACGCCCCGACCGGCACGCCGATCGCCGTCGACGGCGTGATGACGCGCGTGATCGGCCGCGTATCGATGGACATGCTGACCGTCGATCTGACGCCGTGCCCGAACGCCGGCATCGGCTCGAGCGTCGAGCTGTGGGGCGATCAGGTGAAGGTGGACGACGTCGCGGAAGCGAGCGGCACGATCGGCTACGAGCTGATGTGCGCACTCGCACGCCGCGTGCCGGTGGTGGTCGTGCCGCCCGGCGCGTCGGCAGCGGAGCCGGCGCTGCGCACCGGCAGCTACGGACGTTGA